Proteins co-encoded in one Epinephelus moara isolate mb chromosome 13, YSFRI_EMoa_1.0, whole genome shotgun sequence genomic window:
- the mybpc2b gene encoding myosin binding protein Cb, whose translation MPEPVPADKPEGAPEEPAEEAELQPENYDELPADGDVDGDEPGMTELTGLFVEKPPENVVGVAGSDITLIARVDSTTLTRKPTMKWLKGKWLDLGSKAGKHMQFKETYDRNTKIYTYEMKIIKVVAGDAGGYRCEVTSKDKCDSSTFEVTVEVAQQEQQADILSAFKRADAGEDEGDLDFSALLKATKRNKKPQKVEPDIDVWELLKNAHPSEYEKIAFEYGITDLRGMLKRLKKMKVEPKHSEAFLKKLESCYSVEKGKKIVLRCEVVDPDVQVKWLKNGQEIKPSAKYIMEATGNIRTLTINKATLADDAAYECVVGEDKCFTEVFVKEPPVTITKLMDDYHVVVGERVEFEIEVSEEGAHVMWYFEDIELHKDKDSSKYRFKKDGKKHVLIIQEATLEDIGMYHAWTNGGHTKGELEVEEKQLEVLQDIADLTVRAADQAMFKCEVSDEKVTGKWYKDGVEVLPSDRIKMSHIGRFHRLIINDVKPEDAGDYTFVPDGYALSLSAKLNFLEIKIDYVPRQDPPKIHLDTTGNMVSQNTIIVVAGNKLRLDVEITGEPAPTAVWSKGDQPVTATEGRVRVESRKDLSCFVIEGAEREDEGNYTICVTNPAGEDKAVLFVKIVDVPDPPENIKCTSVGEDTATIIWDAPKFDGGAPLKGYLMERKKKGSSRWTKLNFDVYDSTTYEAKRMIEGVLYEMRVFAVNSIGLSPPSLTSKPFMPIAPTSEPTRLSVHDVTDSTCALKWLAPEKIGAGGLDGYVIEYCKEGDTEWVVANQELCERQGFTVRGLPVGEKINFRVVAVNIAGRSPPAVLSQPVTIREIMEHPKIRLPRDLRTKYIRRVGDKVNLTIPFQGKPRPVATWFKDGQPLDPTMVSVRNSNVDSILFIRSAEREHSGTYELVLKIENMEDRASIVIRIVDKPGPPVNLRVTDVWGFNAALEWDPPKDDGNCEITGYTIQKADLKTKGWFTVYEHNRRPNCTASDLIMGNEYMFRVFSENLCGLSEDARVSKNTAVIAKTGLEHKRNPYKEKDMSCVPKFTQPLVDRSVVAGYSTAISCAVKGFPKPKIVWMKNRMIIGDDPKYLMRNYQGVLTLNIRKPGTFDGGKYSCMAVNELGQDEVECQLDVRLATDPDKK comes from the exons AGCCCGGTATGACGGAGCTCACTGGGCTCTTTGTCGAGAAGCCGCCAGAGAATGTAGTCGGTGTTGCAG GATCGGATATTACTTTGATCGCCAGGGTTGACTCCACCACCCTGACCAGAAAACCCACCATGAAATGGCTAAAGGGCAAGTGGCTGGATCTTGGCAGCAAGGCTGGGAAACATATGCAGTTCAAAGAAACTTATGACAGGAATACCAAG ATCTATACCTACGAAATGAAGATCATCAAAGTGGTCGCTGGAGATGCTGGTGGCTACAGGTGCGAGGTGACGTCAAAGGACAAGTGTGACAGCTCCACCTTTGAGGTCACTGTGGAGG TTgcgcagcaggagcagcaggcagATATTTTGTCTGCCTTCAAGAGAGC GGATGCTGGAGAGGACGAGGGAGATCTGGATTTTAGTGCTCTGCTGAAAGCCACTAAGAG GAACAAGAAACCTCAAAAAGTGGAACCAGATATCGACGTGTGGGAGTTGCTTAAGAATGCCCATCCGAGCGAGTATGAGAAAATCGCCTTTGAGTATGGCATCACTGACCTGAGGGGCATGCTGAAACGACTGAAAAAGATGAAGGTCGAGCCCAAGCATAGCGAGG CTTTCCTGAAGAAGCTCGAATCTTGTTACTCTGTGGAAAAGGGCAAGAAGATTGTCCTGAGGTGTGAGGTTGTCGATCCCGACGTCCAGGTCAAATGGTTGAAGAATGGCCAGGAGATCAAACCCTCAGCCAA GTACATCATGGAGGCGACCGGGAATATCAGAACACTCACCATCAATAAGGCGACCCTGGCTGACGATGCTGCCTATGAGTGTGTGGTAGGCGAGGACAAGTGCTTCACAGAGGTGTTCGTCAAAG AGCCCCCTGTGACCATCACCAAGCTGATGGATGACTACCACGTGGTTGTTGGAGAGAGAGTGGAGTTTGAGATTGAGGTCTCAGAGGAGGGTGCCCACGTCATGTG GTACTTTGAGGATATAGAGCTTCACAAAGATAAAGATTCCTCAAAGTATCGCTTCAAGAAGGATGGAAAGAAGCACGTACTCATCATCCAGGAGGCTACGCTGGAAGACATTGGAATGTACCATGCTTGGACAAATGGAGGGCATACCAAAGGAGAGCTGGAGGTGGAAG aaaaacaactgGAGGTGTTGCAGGACATTGCTGATCTGACAGTCAGGGCAGCAGACCAGGCTATGTTCAAGTGTGAGGTGTCTGATGAGAAGGTCACAGGAAAGTGGTATAAAGACGGAGTGGAGGTCTTGCCAAGCGATCGCATCAAGATGTCTCACATTGGAAG GTTTCATCGGCTGATTATTAATGATGTGAAACCAGAGGATGCAGGAGACTACACATTTGTCCCTGATGGATACGCTCTGTCGCTTTCTGCTAAACTCAACTTTTtgg AAATCAAGATCGACTATGTGCCCAGACAAG ATCCTCCAAAGATCCACCTGGACACCACTGGAAACATGGTCTCCCAAAACACCATCATTGTGGTCGCAGGCAACAAGCTCCGTCTGGATGTGGAGATCACAGGAGAGCCAGCACCCACCGCTGTTTGGTCGAAAGGAGATCAA CCAGTTACAGCAACCGAAGGGCGTGTAAGGGTGGAGTCCAGGAAAGACCTGAGCTGCTTCGTCATAGAGGGGGCAGAGAGGGAAGATGAGGGCAACTACACCATCTGTGTTACCAACCCTGCGGGAGAGGACAAGGCTGTGCTGTTTGTGAAGATTGTGG ATGTGCCTGACCCTCCTGAGAATATCAAATGCACATCAGTTGGAGAGGACACTGCCACTATCATTTGGGACGCTCCCAAATTTGACGGTGGTGCACCACTCAAAG GTTATCTcatggagaggaagaagaaaggcTCCTCCAGATGGACAAAGCTCAACTTTGATGTATATGATTCAACTACATATGAGGCTAAGAGGATGATTGAGGGTGTTCTGTATGAGATGAGGGTGTTTGCTGTCAACAGCATTGGCTTGTCTCCACCAAGTCTCACCTCCAAACCCTTCATGCCTATTG CCCCAACTAGCGAGCCAACGCGTCTGTCAGTCCATGATGTGACGGACAGCACATGCGCCCTGAAGTGGCTCGCCCCAGAGAAGATTGGAGCTGGGGGCCTGGATGGCTATGTTATTGAGTACTGCAAGGAAGGAG ACACTGAGTGGGTGGTGGCAAACCAGGAACTTTGTGAGAGGCAGGGATTTACGGTGCGTGGCCTCCCCGTGGGAGAGAAGATCAACTTTAGGGTGGTGGCAGTAAACATTGCTGGACGCAGTCCTCCAGCTGTGTTGTCACAGCCCGTCACCATCCGTGAGATCATGG AGCATCCTAAGATTCGTCTGCCTCGTGACCTGAGGACAAAGTACATCAGGAGAGTAGGAGACAAGGTCAACCTAACTATCCCCTTCCAG GGTAAGCCACGCCCTGTCGCAACCTGGTTCAAGGATGGTCAACCCCTTGACCCCACGATGGTCAGTGTCCGTAACTCAAACGTGGACAGCATCCTCTTCATCCGctcagcagagagagagcactCTGGAACATATGAGCTGGTGCTAAAGATTGAGAACATGGAGGACAGAGCCAGCATTGTCATCAGAATTGTTG ATAAACCCGGACCTCCTGTGAACCTGAGGGTGACAGACGTCTGGGGCTTCAATGCAGCACTGGAGTGGGACCCCCCTAAAGATGATGGCAACTGTGAAATTACTGGATACACCATCCAGAAGGCAGACTTGAAAACTAAG gGATGGTTTACTGTCTATGAGCACAACAGACGACCAAACTGCACAGCTTCAGATCTGATCATGGGCAATGAATACATGTTCCGCGTCTTCAGTGAAAACCTCTGCGGCCTGAGCGAGGACGCACGCGTCAGCAAGAACACGGCCGTCATTGCCAAGACAG GCCTGGAGCACAAACGAAACCCCTACAAGGAGAAGGACATGTCCTGTGTGCCTAAGTTTACTCAGCCCCTGGTTGACAGATCTGTGGTGGCCGGCTACAGCACCGCCATCAGCTGTGCCGTCAAAGGCTTCCCCAAG CCTAAGATCGTCTGGATGAAGAACAGGATGATTATTGGTGATGATCCCAAGTACTTGATGCGGAACTACCAGGGAGTGCTGACCCTCAACATTCGCAAGCCTGGCACCTTTGATGGAGGCAAATACTCCTGCATGGCTGTCAATGAGCTGGGCCAGGACGAAGTGGAGTGCCAGCTGGATGTCCGAC TTGCCACAGACCCGGACAAGAAGTGA